The genomic segment TGCACGACCCACATAATAGCGATCGTTCAATACCATAAAAGTATCTTCGTACGTAATTACACAACCCACGTGAACGCCCAATGCTTCCACTTCTTTATCGGTGATACAACCGCAATCTAAAAAAATATTTTTTAAAGTTGGAGCTTCTTCTTTTGAGGCATCGCGTGTGTGGATAGCGGGCCAACCGAAAACTGCTTTCACGATTCCTTTATCTGTATGGATATTTACACGTTTCGAAGGCGCAATTTGATGATCGGAACCACCGTTTCTGCGTACATAAATAAAACCATCTTTGGTGATGTAATGTACAAACCAAGAAATTTCATCGGCATGCGCTTCAATCACCACTTTGTATTCCGCTTTCGGATTAATAACACCTACAGCCGTTCCGTAAGTATCTACAAAATGTTCATCTATATAAGGCGAAATATAATTCAACCAAATTTTTTGTCCTTCCGCTTCAAAGCCTGTAGGAGAAGCATTGTTCAAGTATTTTTCTAAAAAAGTATGCGATTTTGCATTCAAGATAGAACTTGATTTTGTCGTTTTCTTTGCCATAAAAATTTGATTTAAAAATCAAAGGTAAAAAAAAGAATGAATCTGTTATTTTGGAAATTTTAAAGTGGTAAAATGAGCTTTGAAAAAATATTTTTTCGAAGCTCATTAATTGGTATCAGATGTGCCGTCATTCTGAACTTGATTCAGAATCTGTGTAAGGAAAACTCTTCTTTCCTTTGTCTTACAAACAAATGAAAGAAGAAACAAAAATTCAAGGCTTGGATTCCTCATTTCATTTTAGAAATTCCATACCGAAAAAATATTTTTAAAAGCGCTACCTTCGTTTTTTATATTTTTAGTTAAATTTCAAGGATGATTATTTAAAAAATAAAACAATGAAAGAAATTTGGAACGAGCGTTATGGTGCAAAGGAATTCGCTTATGGCGAAAAAGCTAATGAATTTTTGAAAGAGCAGCTTATTAAATTTCCTGTTGGGAAAATTTTATTTCCTGCGGATGGAGAAGGTAGAAATGGTGTTTTTGCGGCAACGCTCGGCTGGGAAGTTCACGCATTTGATCAAAGTATTGAAGGAAAAAAGAAAGCATTTCAGTTGGCAGAAAAAAATAAAGTTGAAATTAATTACGAAGTTGGAGAGTTTCAAACGCTCAGTTATCAAGCCAATCAATTTGATGCTATTGCTTTAATTTATGCTCATTTCCCTGCCGATAAAAAATCAGACTATCATAAAATAATAACGACTTACTTAAAGCCTGGCGGGATTATTATTTTTGAAGCTTTCAGTAAAAAACATTTAGACTATAATAGTAAAAATCCAAAAGTTGGCGGTCCGAAAGACATTGCTACTTTGTTTTCTATTGATGAAATTAAAACTGATTTCAGTAATTTTGAAATGATAGAATTAGTTGAACAAGAAGTTGACTTAAATGAAGGATTATACCACATTGGAAAAGGTTCGGTAATTCGATTTGTTGGACGAAAAAAATAATTTTCAGCTTTGCAACAATGACATTAAAATCACTAAATAATTTAACAAAATCATTTGGCAACAGCGATAAAACACCTGTTTTATTTCTCGGACACGGGAGTCCGATGAATGCAATAGAAGAAAATGAATTTGTTTCCGGCTTCCGAAAATTAGGATCAGAATTGATAAAACCCAATGCTATTTTGTGCATTTCGGCTCATTGGGAAACAAAAGGAACCTTTGTTACGGCAATGCAACATCCAAAAACAATTCATGATTTTGGTGGATTTCCCAAAAAACTTTTTGAAGTGCAATATCCAGCACTTGGAAGTCCTGAATTGGCAAAACAAACAAAAGAAATTATTACGAAAACAACTGTTGGTTTAGATGAAAATTGGGGACTCGATCACGGAGCCTGGAGTGTACTCAAACATCTTTATCCAAAAGCAGATGTGCCTGTTATTGAAATGAGTATTGACTATTCTCAACCAGCACAATATCATTTTGAATTAGCAAAACAATTATCTGTTTTAAGAAATAAAGGTGTATTAATTATTGGTAGCGGAAATATGGTTCACAATCTGAGATTAGTTGCTTGGGATAAATTAGAAGGACAACCTTTCGCTTATGATTGGGCAATAGAAGCGAGTGAAAAAATGAAAACGTATATGTTAAAGGACGACTTTGAAAAGTTAATCCATTTCCAATCACAAGGAAAAGCTTTTGAATTGGCAATTCCAACACCAGAACATTATTTACCTTTAATTTACGCATTGGCGTTGAAGGAAAAAAACGAAGAACTAACATTTTTTAATGATAAACCGATTGGCGGTTCGCTATCAATGACTTCGGTGAAAATTACTCCTTCTCGTTAAGCGTTATATATCGCTACGCTTTTATTAATAGGTATTTTGCGAAATGTGTTTAGTAAAAAATATTTTTTGAACTTACGAACTTCTAAACTTACAAACTAAAAAAATCAATCGTTCAAATCCAAACTCGTGGTATCTTTTGTTTCACTAAGGACATTAAGTAAATTGCGAGAAGCATTAATACACCAATTGATATGATTGCTCAATACAATAATCGTACTTTTATCACTCAATCGGCGAATAAAAACGCAATTATAACCGTGCCACCAACCGCTGTGAAAAACTACTTTTCCTTCGTCGGTTTTTAAAATCCGCCAACCGAAACCATAATTTTTATCTCCTCTAAACTCCTTGCTATAAGGCTGAAAAGCATCTTGTAACGTAGATTGTTTAATCAGTTTATTGGTGTACAATGCCTGATCCCATTTAAACAAATCGCCCAAATTGGAATAAATTCCTTTGTCGCCCACTACTCCATCCAAATAATCAAAACCTGCTTTGCGTCCGTTTTTATCGTAGCCTGTTGTGGGATTCGGAATCAGCGTGTCGTTCGGCAAATTAAAAACCATTGTATTGCGCATTTGCAAAGGATCGAACACATTTTTCTTCATAAAATCTGCAAACGGCATACCAGAAACTTGCTCTACAATAGCCGCCAATACACAATATCCAGTATTACTGTATTGAAAACGACGATTGGGTTTAAAATATTTTTCGGGCTTGTGTTGCGTCATGAGATGAATGACATCCATGTTGGAAATAGCGCCGGTTCGGCTGGTACAATATTGATCGCAGAAATACAAATAATTGGGCAAACCTGAACGATGCGTCAACAACATTTGTACGGTAATTCCAGGATATGGAAATTCAGGAAAAAATTTCTGAATGGTATCTGAATAATCTAATTTTCCGCGCTCTTTCAACATCATAATCGCAACCGCTGTAAATTGTTTTGATACGGAACCCAACTGAAAATCGGATTGTATTTTTAGAGAATCTTTTGTTTTGCGATCGGCGACGCCAAAAGAATTTTCGTACAAAATTTGTCCTTCTTGCGCTACAAGCACATCACCGTTAAAATGATTTTTTTGAGAAAGTTTTGTAAAAAAAGAATCTATTTGATGTGTTTTGTCTTTGGCATCTAATTTTTCGAGTAATGCACTAACTGTATCTTTTGGTTGCGAAGCCGCAACCATAGTATTCGCTGGACTATAATTAGCTACCGATTGTTGCACGTTATCCCGTTGATTGCAAGATAAAGCAACAGCAAAAACACCAATGATGAGATATGATTTTTGCATTCTTACATTTTAAAATCGACCAAAAGTGCACATTTGATCGGATAATTAAAAGTCTTTTTTTTTACAATTATAAACAGTGCATTTTTAATAAATAAAAAAATCCTACCAAAATTGATAGGATTTTTTCAAAAACGTTTCCGTTTAAAAATAATTTTATTTTTTCTGTTTTACAACAACAACAAGATATTTAGAAGCGCTCCAAAAAGATTTATAATCTATAATATTTAAGGTATCCACTTTAGCGTTTCCTGTAATTTTATAAGATCCAGAAGGATGAACGGTTACAATATTTTCTATTTTACTATACATCGGAATCGCTGTATTTTTAGTGATGTCGATTTTTGTAAAATAATCTTTATTGAAATCCGATTTCAAAGTTTCTGTTCCACCGATGCCAACTATTCCGCCAGATTTCACAATAATTCCTTGTTTTTTCAATTCTTTTGCGGTTCCAAAAGCGTAATAAGCAGTGTTAATTACTTGTTTCTCTTCCTGAATTTCCGCCACACTGTCGCTAAATTGTTTCATCAAATCTGTTAATGAACTGTTTGCTTTCGATAATTGATCTTTCAACGAATTAATTTCATCGTCTTTCTCCGACAACTGTTCCGTCAAATGTTCAATCATTTTTTGTAATTCCTCATTTTTGCTATTAGAACTTTTTAATCTTTTACGTAAATTATAAATTTCTCTTTTGTTTTTTATCATCAAATCGTTGATGGCTTTTATTTCATCCACAATCTCGTCTTGCTTACTTTTCGCAGTTTCTCCGTCTTTCGAATTCAGAGTAACAATTTTTTCCTTTTCCTTTATTTTATCCAAATTATCTTCAATCACATTAAAGGAATTGACAAAGGCTTTGTTGATAGAATCCTTTGTATTCACAGATGATTCTAAATTTTTATTGGCTTCACTCAAGCTATCTGCCAGTGGATTGGAGCCGCTTCCGCCACCTTTGCAAGCGTGTAAAAAGGGCATTGCGAGTAATACAACGATTGCGATTTTTTTCATGTTTTTGAGTTTTGAATTTTTTTTGGGTTGGGTTTTGAAAAATTATTTTCGACAAAAGTACTAAAATATTCGACGGTATATATACAGTGCGGTGCTTTTTACGAAATATTGTATTTGAAAAATTATTTTTTCGAAGGCTTTTAAAAGCCTTCGAAAACGCCCAAGCCAAACAAGGCGAAATCATATTTCACAGGATCTTTCGCGTCTAATAGTCTCAAAAAAGCATCCAATTCTTTGACTGCTTTCCAATCGTCTTGAGAGCGTTTGAGAATGTTTAATTTACGCGCCACATTGCCCGAATGTACATCCAAAGGACAAGATAATTGACTCATTTTAATTTTATTCCAAATCCCGAAATCCACGCCACATTTATCTTTCCGAACCATCCAACGCAAAAACATGTTGAGACGTTTCGC from the Bacteroidia bacterium genome contains:
- the ygiD gene encoding 4,5-DOPA dioxygenase extradiol, with translation MTLKSLNNLTKSFGNSDKTPVLFLGHGSPMNAIEENEFVSGFRKLGSELIKPNAILCISAHWETKGTFVTAMQHPKTIHDFGGFPKKLFEVQYPALGSPELAKQTKEIITKTTVGLDENWGLDHGAWSVLKHLYPKADVPVIEMSIDYSQPAQYHFELAKQLSVLRNKGVLIIGSGNMVHNLRLVAWDKLEGQPFAYDWAIEASEKMKTYMLKDDFEKLIHFQSQGKAFELAIPTPEHYLPLIYALALKEKNEELTFFNDKPIGGSLSMTSVKITPSR
- a CDS encoding class I SAM-dependent methyltransferase, with protein sequence MKEIWNERYGAKEFAYGEKANEFLKEQLIKFPVGKILFPADGEGRNGVFAATLGWEVHAFDQSIEGKKKAFQLAEKNKVEINYEVGEFQTLSYQANQFDAIALIYAHFPADKKSDYHKIITTYLKPGGIIIFEAFSKKHLDYNSKNPKVGGPKDIATLFSIDEIKTDFSNFEMIELVEQEVDLNEGLYHIGKGSVIRFVGRKK
- a CDS encoding serine hydrolase domain-containing protein; its protein translation is MQKSYLIIGVFAVALSCNQRDNVQQSVANYSPANTMVAASQPKDTVSALLEKLDAKDKTHQIDSFFTKLSQKNHFNGDVLVAQEGQILYENSFGVADRKTKDSLKIQSDFQLGSVSKQFTAVAIMMLKERGKLDYSDTIQKFFPEFPYPGITVQMLLTHRSGLPNYLYFCDQYCTSRTGAISNMDVIHLMTQHKPEKYFKPNRRFQYSNTGYCVLAAIVEQVSGMPFADFMKKNVFDPLQMRNTMVFNLPNDTLIPNPTTGYDKNGRKAGFDYLDGVVGDKGIYSNLGDLFKWDQALYTNKLIKQSTLQDAFQPYSKEFRGDKNYGFGWRILKTDEGKVVFHSGWWHGYNCVFIRRLSDKSTIIVLSNHINWCINASRNLLNVLSETKDTTSLDLND
- a CDS encoding M42 family metallopeptidase → MAKKTTKSSSILNAKSHTFLEKYLNNASPTGFEAEGQKIWLNYISPYIDEHFVDTYGTAVGVINPKAEYKVVIEAHADEISWFVHYITKDGFIYVRRNGGSDHQIAPSKRVNIHTDKGIVKAVFGWPAIHTRDASKEEAPTLKNIFLDCGCITDKEVEALGVHVGCVITYEDTFMVLNDRYYVGRALDNRMGGFMIAEVARMLHETKTKLPFGLYISNSVQEEVGLRGAEMITQRIKPNVAIVTDVCHDTQTPMLNKIASGDLHCGKGPVLTYGPAVQNNLLKLIIDTAQKNKIPFQRAAASRATGTDTDAFAYSIGGVASALISLPLRYMHTTVESVHKDDVENVIKLIFQTLQNIKKNHDFNYLK